A single region of the Kocuria rosea genome encodes:
- a CDS encoding FAD-binding oxidoreductase — translation MSTTDHGAPDHGTTRALQELRGRLAGALVEPGDADYDRARRVWNGLIDARPRALVRAGDLADIDLALAAAQRTRLPLAVRGAGHGVAGHGTVEGGLVLDLGRLRGVVVDPANQLVSVEPGTTFAALDRATARHGLAVPGGLTGAVGVAGLTLCGGMGWLTRSNGLSLDNLDSADVVTAAGDHLHVSEEENAGLFWGLRGGGGNLGVVSSFTFRARRLPSTVLAGNLHYRRPRWAGALSAFAAWSRGLPDEMNPVLTFAIPPPAAGMGEEPVLTVGFSWVSEDHAAGLDVVDGLREDAPPDAEEMGPTPWLAWQGARDGLFPRGSHGHWRNLPFSRLDDEVVDVLVGLASGITCRGTGIDVHHLEGAFGRVPEEATAFPNRSARYWLTVHGVRHDPAEDEHLAAFVRTVRDTMQPFAEHGEYVGLMGPDAELGGDPVEAARLAYGREKHQRLAALKDRYDPGNLFRHNLNVPPGRP, via the coding sequence ATGAGCACCACCGACCACGGTGCGCCGGACCACGGGACGACCAGGGCGCTCCAGGAACTCCGGGGCCGTCTCGCCGGGGCGCTGGTGGAGCCGGGGGACGCCGACTACGACAGGGCCCGCCGCGTCTGGAACGGCCTGATCGACGCCCGTCCCCGGGCTCTCGTGCGGGCCGGGGACCTCGCCGACATCGACCTGGCGCTGGCCGCGGCCCAGCGCACGCGCCTGCCGCTGGCGGTGCGGGGCGCCGGGCACGGCGTGGCGGGCCACGGCACGGTCGAGGGCGGCCTGGTGCTGGACCTCGGGCGGCTGCGGGGCGTCGTCGTCGATCCCGCGAACCAGCTCGTGAGCGTGGAGCCCGGCACCACCTTCGCCGCTCTCGACCGCGCCACGGCCCGGCACGGCCTCGCCGTTCCCGGCGGCCTCACCGGCGCGGTGGGCGTGGCGGGGCTGACCCTGTGCGGGGGCATGGGGTGGCTGACCCGCAGCAACGGGCTGAGCCTCGACAACCTGGACTCCGCCGACGTCGTGACCGCAGCCGGCGACCACCTGCACGTCAGCGAGGAGGAGAACGCCGGGCTGTTCTGGGGGCTCCGCGGCGGCGGGGGCAACCTCGGGGTGGTCTCCTCCTTCACCTTCCGGGCCCGCCGGCTGCCGTCCACCGTGCTCGCGGGGAACCTCCACTACCGAAGGCCGCGCTGGGCGGGCGCCCTGTCCGCCTTCGCCGCGTGGTCGCGCGGTCTGCCGGACGAGATGAACCCGGTCCTCACCTTCGCGATCCCGCCCCCGGCGGCCGGGATGGGCGAGGAACCGGTGCTGACCGTGGGGTTCAGCTGGGTCTCGGAGGACCACGCAGCAGGCCTGGACGTCGTCGACGGACTGCGGGAGGACGCTCCGCCCGACGCCGAGGAGATGGGCCCGACGCCCTGGCTCGCGTGGCAGGGGGCGCGGGACGGGCTCTTCCCCCGGGGCTCGCACGGCCACTGGCGCAACCTTCCCTTCTCCCGGCTGGACGACGAGGTCGTCGACGTCCTCGTCGGGCTGGCCTCCGGGATCACCTGCCGAGGCACCGGCATCGACGTCCACCACCTCGAGGGCGCCTTCGGCAGGGTGCCCGAGGAGGCCACCGCCTTCCCCAACCGGTCCGCACGGTACTGGCTGACGGTGCACGGCGTCCGGCACGACCCGGCCGAGGACGAGCACCTCGCAGCCTTCGTGCGGACCGTGCGGGACACGATGCAGCCGTTCGCCGAGCACGGCGAGTACGTCGGCCTCATGGGGCCCGACGCCGAGCTCGGGGGCGACCCGGTGGAGGCGGCCCGCCTGGCCTACGGGCGGGAGAAGCACCAGCGGCTGGCCG
- a CDS encoding M23 family metallopeptidase: MPRDSSRRSARPGLRQRASSPVTALTAFSALVAVSVAVSSGISPDTGQGRGSAFGAPAASAERTEQRDSGWSLLAAGQERPAPPAGPLRDDRTTSPVRDGGAGQGSWRAGTGRGDGGRESASTVRPGRQAPKLYQGELPVNTIIAPARPGAVLPGGQFGWRIAPDRGGREFHNGTDVSAAAGLPVVAALDGVVTAVFWDVWGGNRVEVTHADGIRTTYNHLEDVRVRTGDRLAASEQLGTVGATGVRVTGPHLHFETWVDGQAVDPQSFDWVDGMRVIPASRSKYSLEVPVPDTVEDPAVQQAEAAKKADAMKKAAAAKKTEAAKKAGAAKKAAAAKKTEAAKKADAVKKAEAAKKAEAAKRAEAEKAGNAKPPVQQAEAAPAPDTPPVPAIPAVPAAPSVPAAPPADPDVPEPVPAPPVLEEPELPPVAPEPVVKPAPQPDVEPELEPGVAPQIPDAQRDTDKDGIPDVDDDNLDGDLLDGAPLLNHEDPDLDGDGFPNDEDPDLDGDGLRNEDDPDRDGDGIPNDQDAEPDSPAPKAAAGPATGRTGTTDPADPAGPAEGAGAAGAAPAAELRPAAGADGTVRP, encoded by the coding sequence ATGCCCCGCGACTCCTCTCGCCGTTCCGCCCGCCCCGGTCTGCGCCAGCGCGCGTCCTCGCCGGTGACCGCGCTCACCGCGTTCTCGGCGCTGGTGGCCGTCAGCGTGGCGGTCAGCTCCGGCATCAGCCCGGACACCGGGCAGGGCCGGGGCTCGGCCTTCGGCGCCCCGGCGGCCTCCGCGGAGCGGACGGAGCAGCGGGACAGCGGATGGAGCCTGCTCGCGGCCGGGCAGGAGCGGCCCGCTCCGCCGGCCGGGCCGCTGCGGGACGACCGCACGACCTCGCCCGTGCGGGACGGCGGCGCGGGCCAGGGCTCCTGGCGGGCCGGGACGGGCCGCGGTGACGGGGGGCGCGAGTCGGCCTCGACCGTGCGCCCGGGCCGGCAGGCGCCGAAGCTGTACCAGGGCGAGCTGCCAGTCAACACGATCATCGCGCCGGCCCGTCCCGGCGCCGTCCTGCCCGGCGGCCAGTTCGGCTGGCGGATCGCCCCGGACCGCGGCGGGCGCGAGTTCCACAACGGCACCGACGTCTCCGCCGCGGCGGGCCTGCCCGTCGTCGCCGCCCTCGACGGCGTGGTGACGGCCGTGTTCTGGGACGTCTGGGGCGGCAACCGGGTGGAAGTCACCCACGCGGACGGGATCAGGACCACCTACAACCACCTCGAGGACGTCCGGGTCCGGACCGGGGACCGGCTCGCCGCCTCCGAGCAGCTCGGCACGGTGGGGGCCACCGGCGTCCGGGTCACGGGCCCGCACCTGCACTTCGAGACCTGGGTGGACGGGCAGGCCGTCGACCCGCAGTCCTTCGACTGGGTCGACGGCATGCGCGTCATCCCCGCCTCCCGCAGCAAGTACTCCCTCGAGGTCCCCGTCCCGGACACGGTCGAGGACCCGGCCGTGCAGCAGGCGGAGGCCGCGAAGAAGGCCGATGCGATGAAGAAGGCGGCGGCCGCCAAGAAGACCGAGGCGGCGAAGAAGGCAGGGGCCGCGAAGAAGGCGGCGGCCGCGAAGAAGACCGAGGCTGCGAAGAAAGCCGATGCGGTGAAAAAGGCGGAGGCCGCCAAGAAGGCCGAGGCCGCGAAGCGAGCAGAGGCCGAGAAGGCCGGAAACGCCAAGCCGCCCGTGCAGCAGGCGGAGGCCGCCCCGGCTCCGGATACCCCACCCGTGCCGGCCATCCCGGCCGTGCCGGCTGCCCCATCCGTGCCGGCTGCTCCTCCGGCCGATCCTGACGTGCCCGAGCCCGTTCCGGCCCCGCCGGTACTCGAGGAGCCAGAGCTGCCTCCGGTGGCACCCGAGCCCGTGGTGAAGCCCGCGCCTCAGCCCGACGTGGAGCCCGAGCTCGAACCGGGAGTCGCCCCGCAGATTCCGGACGCGCAGCGGGACACCGACAAGGACGGGATCCCGGACGTCGACGACGACAACCTGGACGGCGACCTCCTCGACGGCGCCCCCCTGCTGAACCACGAGGACCCCGATCTCGACGGGGACGGCTTCCCCAACGACGAGGACCCGGACCTGGACGGCGACGGCCTGCGCAACGAGGACGACCCGGACCGCGACGGCGACGGGATCCCGAACGACCAGGACGCGGAGCCGGACAGCCCGGCGCCGAAGGCCGCGGCCGGGCCGGCCACCGGCAGGACCGGGACCACCGACCCGGCCGATCCGGCCGGCCCCGCGGAGGGCGCCGGTGCCGCCGGGGCGGCTCCGGCCGCCGAGCTCCGGCCGGCCGCCGGAGCGGACGGGACCGTCCGTCCCTGA
- a CDS encoding mycothiol transferase, with the protein MTPQELFEDAARRPSEVAEHVLEGISAEVLHTMPGGTANSVVWLVWHASRQQDAQVAQLAGTEEVWTAEGWSGRFGLDVPDSSMGFGDGPEDVARIRVASPDLLRGYLDAVVERTVTYVHGLTEAQLDDVVDRSWTPPVTRGARLVSTVDDAAQHLGQAAYVRGLLEDGWSGPY; encoded by the coding sequence ATGACGCCGCAAGAACTGTTCGAGGACGCCGCCCGCCGCCCGTCCGAGGTGGCGGAGCACGTGCTCGAGGGCATCTCGGCGGAGGTGCTGCACACCATGCCGGGCGGGACCGCGAACTCCGTGGTCTGGCTGGTGTGGCACGCGTCCCGCCAGCAGGACGCACAGGTGGCCCAGCTCGCCGGCACGGAGGAGGTGTGGACCGCCGAGGGATGGAGCGGGCGGTTCGGCCTCGACGTCCCGGACTCCTCCATGGGCTTCGGAGACGGGCCGGAGGACGTCGCGCGGATCCGGGTGGCGTCCCCCGACCTGCTGCGCGGCTACCTCGACGCGGTGGTCGAGCGCACCGTGACGTACGTGCACGGACTCACGGAGGCTCAGCTGGACGACGTGGTGGACCGGTCGTGGACCCCGCCCGTCACCCGGGGCGCCCGCCTGGTGAGCACGGTCGACGACGCCGCGCAGCACCTCGGCCAGGCCGCCTACGTCCGCGGTCTGCTCGAGGACGGGTGGTCGGGGCCCTACTGA
- a CDS encoding MFS transporter, producing the protein MTTLLTPRPTAGAREWAALAVLMMPVLLVSVDNTALSFALPTISQALHPTGAQLLWIVDVYPLVLAGLLIPMGSLGDRIGRRRLLLIGGTGFAAVSAASAFAPTAELLVAGRAAMGLFGAMLMPATLSLLRNIFLDPGQRRIAIAVWAGGFSGGAALGPIVGGFLLNHFWWGSVFLMSVPVLLPLLVLGPLLVPESRDPRPGPVDVPSVLLAMLAMTPVVYGIKAATASGELFQGLLSAAFGVLAGVLFVRRQAVLAHPMLDLGLFRHPGFRGGVTVNVLGNVGLYGFLFMLTQYLQLVVGLDPMTAGLTMVPGLVLTVLAGFVAVRAVRWLSPRTVITAGILLSSTGFLVVTLADLSATAGAVVVLVAFCLVGTGIGLAETLSNDLVLTAAPPHKAGAASAISETGYEVGAVLGTAVLGGLMTAFYQRHLDLPTALDAGSSAAAHETLGGAVEVAEGAGALGPAVQEAAVAAFTAGMHWTALVMTAVVVLAAFTVARMLRPAVR; encoded by the coding sequence ATGACCACTCTGCTGACGCCCCGCCCCACGGCCGGTGCGCGCGAATGGGCCGCGCTCGCGGTCCTGATGATGCCCGTCCTGCTCGTGTCGGTCGACAACACGGCCCTGAGCTTCGCGCTGCCCACCATCTCCCAGGCGCTGCACCCCACCGGGGCGCAGCTGCTGTGGATCGTGGACGTCTACCCCCTCGTGCTCGCCGGCCTGCTCATCCCCATGGGCTCCCTGGGGGACCGGATCGGCCGCCGGCGGCTGCTGCTGATCGGCGGCACGGGCTTCGCCGCCGTCTCCGCGGCGTCGGCCTTCGCGCCCACCGCCGAGCTGCTCGTGGCGGGGCGGGCCGCCATGGGGCTCTTCGGCGCGATGCTGATGCCTGCGACCCTGTCCCTGCTGCGCAACATCTTCCTGGACCCGGGGCAGCGCCGGATCGCGATCGCGGTGTGGGCCGGCGGCTTCAGCGGCGGCGCCGCACTGGGCCCCATCGTCGGGGGCTTCCTGCTCAACCACTTCTGGTGGGGCTCGGTGTTCCTGATGTCCGTGCCGGTGCTGCTGCCCCTGCTGGTGCTCGGCCCCCTGCTGGTGCCGGAGTCGCGCGACCCCCGGCCCGGGCCGGTGGACGTCCCGTCCGTGCTGCTCGCCATGCTCGCCATGACCCCCGTGGTCTACGGCATCAAGGCGGCGACGGCCTCCGGGGAGCTCTTCCAGGGCCTGCTCAGCGCGGCCTTCGGCGTGCTGGCCGGTGTGCTGTTCGTCCGGCGCCAGGCGGTCCTGGCGCACCCGATGCTGGACCTCGGCCTGTTCCGGCACCCGGGCTTCCGCGGCGGCGTCACCGTCAACGTGCTCGGCAACGTGGGGCTCTACGGGTTCTTGTTCATGCTGACCCAGTACCTGCAGCTCGTGGTCGGTCTGGACCCGATGACCGCGGGCCTGACCATGGTCCCGGGCCTCGTCCTCACGGTCCTCGCCGGCTTCGTGGCCGTGCGCGCCGTGCGGTGGCTGAGCCCCCGGACCGTGATCACGGCGGGGATCCTCCTGTCCTCGACCGGCTTCCTCGTGGTCACCCTCGCGGACCTCTCCGCGACCGCCGGCGCTGTGGTGGTCCTCGTGGCCTTCTGCCTGGTGGGCACCGGCATCGGGCTCGCCGAGACGCTGTCCAACGACCTCGTCCTCACGGCGGCCCCGCCGCACAAGGCCGGCGCGGCCTCGGCGATCTCGGAGACCGGCTACGAGGTCGGTGCGGTGCTGGGCACGGCCGTGCTCGGCGGACTGATGACCGCCTTCTACCAGCGCCACCTCGACCTGCCCACGGCCCTGGACGCCGGCTCCTCGGCCGCGGCGCACGAGACCCTCGGCGGAGCCGTCGAGGTCGCGGAGGGCGCCGGGGCGCTCGGTCCGGCGGTGCAGGAGGCGGCGGTCGCTGCGTTCACGGCGGGCATGCACTGGACGGCGCTGGTCATGACGGCCGTGGTGGTCCTGGCGGCGTTCACGGTCGCCCGCATGCTGCGGCCGGCCGTGCGCTGA
- a CDS encoding TetR family transcriptional regulator — protein sequence MPRPPVARDKLLAAFEQIVLDDGERAATLDAVAAAAGVSKGGLLYHFPHRQALVDATLQRLEELMQLDLEAMAAAPDGAARYFLVTSLFEDSRLDRALIVASRLVQAGDENARAALKRLEVAWYELILADVGDPVVATAVQQMGDGLYHNASIGLLPDGSARRHTILEHLLAAVDRLSPRP from the coding sequence ATGCCCCGCCCACCCGTGGCCCGGGACAAGCTCCTGGCCGCCTTCGAGCAGATCGTCCTCGACGACGGCGAGCGCGCCGCGACCCTCGACGCCGTCGCCGCCGCCGCCGGAGTGTCCAAGGGGGGTCTGCTCTACCACTTCCCGCACCGCCAGGCCCTCGTGGACGCGACGCTGCAGCGCCTCGAGGAGCTCATGCAGCTGGACCTCGAGGCCATGGCGGCGGCGCCGGACGGGGCCGCGCGCTACTTCCTGGTCACGTCCCTGTTCGAGGACAGCCGGCTGGACCGGGCCCTGATCGTGGCCTCCCGGCTCGTCCAGGCCGGGGACGAGAACGCCCGGGCCGCCCTGAAGCGGCTCGAGGTGGCATGGTACGAGCTGATCCTCGCGGACGTGGGCGACCCGGTGGTGGCGACCGCGGTCCAGCAGATGGGCGACGGGCTCTACCACAACGCGTCGATCGGCCTGCTGCCCGACGGCAGCGCCAGGCGGCACACCATCCTGGAGCACCTCCTGGCCGCGGTGGACCGGCTCAGCCCACGCCCCTGA
- a CDS encoding FAD-dependent oxidoreductase encodes MAAERTTEQVRTTCCVVGGGPAGLMAGVLLARQGVDVVVLEKHGDFLRDFRGDTLHPSTLELMAELGWLEDVLALPHTRVERATVSLGGETVVVGRFDRLPVRCPFIAFLPQWDFLDLLAEKGEAMPGFRLLRSTAADGLLVEDGRCTGVTAHDDDGAPVRIRAELVLAADGRDSVLRAAAGLVPRASPSRMDVLWFRVPRHEGQEQPLFNAGDGAVVALPRTGYWQAAMIVRAGEHDALRAQGLDAFRERVRALAPGLGEGVTTIEDWDQVKLLRVRVDRLRRWWRPGILFLGDAAHAMSPAGGVGINLAIQDAVAAANLLGPRLLRGGVRARDLARVQRRRAWPARATQLFQLVLARRLVPARTGARPRPPVPLGLVRALPFLPHLTGRAIGIGLRPEHVRPLPRA; translated from the coding sequence GGCCCGGCCGGGCTGATGGCCGGGGTGCTGCTCGCGCGGCAGGGCGTGGACGTGGTGGTCCTGGAGAAGCACGGGGACTTCCTGCGCGACTTCCGCGGCGACACCCTGCACCCCTCCACCCTCGAGCTGATGGCCGAGCTCGGCTGGCTCGAGGACGTCCTGGCGCTGCCGCACACCCGCGTGGAGCGCGCCACCGTCTCCCTCGGCGGCGAGACGGTGGTGGTCGGCCGGTTCGACCGCCTGCCCGTGCGCTGCCCGTTCATCGCGTTCCTGCCGCAGTGGGACTTCCTGGACCTGCTCGCCGAGAAGGGCGAGGCGATGCCCGGCTTCCGGCTGCTGCGCTCCACGGCCGCCGACGGCCTGCTCGTCGAGGACGGCCGGTGCACCGGCGTCACGGCGCACGACGACGACGGGGCGCCGGTGCGGATCCGGGCCGAGCTGGTGCTGGCCGCCGACGGCCGCGACTCCGTGCTGCGGGCCGCGGCCGGCCTGGTGCCCAGGGCCTCGCCGTCGCGGATGGACGTGCTGTGGTTCCGCGTGCCCCGCCACGAGGGGCAGGAGCAGCCGCTGTTCAACGCCGGGGACGGCGCGGTGGTGGCCCTGCCGCGCACCGGCTACTGGCAGGCCGCCATGATCGTGCGGGCCGGCGAGCACGACGCCCTGCGCGCCCAGGGACTGGACGCCTTCCGGGAGAGGGTGCGCGCGCTCGCCCCCGGGCTGGGGGAGGGGGTCACCACGATCGAGGACTGGGACCAGGTGAAGCTGCTGCGCGTGCGCGTGGACCGGCTGCGCCGCTGGTGGCGGCCCGGGATCCTGTTCCTCGGCGACGCCGCGCACGCGATGTCCCCGGCCGGGGGCGTGGGCATCAACCTCGCGATCCAGGACGCGGTCGCGGCGGCGAACCTGCTCGGGCCGCGGCTGCTGCGCGGCGGGGTGCGGGCGCGGGATCTCGCGCGGGTGCAGCGCCGGCGGGCGTGGCCGGCGCGCGCCACCCAGCTGTTCCAGCTCGTGCTGGCCCGCCGGCTCGTGCCGGCCCGGACCGGGGCGCGGCCGCGGCCCCCGGTGCCGCTGGGCCTCGTCCGGGCGCTGCCGTTCCTGCCCCACCTCACCGGGCGGGCGATCGGCATCGGTCTGCGGCCCGAGCACGTGCGCCCGCTGCCCCGCGCCTGA